Part of the Nicotiana tabacum cultivar K326 chromosome 20, ASM71507v2, whole genome shotgun sequence genome, CACTCTGGAAAGGTTGAGTGCAAGATGATTTTCGTCTGCAAaaagtgtgtaacagggatttggtcTATAGTTCAGGGGGTAACTTATGTAGTTTGCCTTCTAAAAAATCACCTAGTGTGAATTTGTTTGACAACATTCTGTGATTCTCATCATTTATCAGTTTCTGTATTGTTAAGTGGGTTACGTTGAAACTCCTTGACAGAGTTTCTAATTCTCGATTTCATTTTACAGCTGGCACTGAAGTCCAGTCAACTCCTCGAACAGACTAAACTGAGTGAACTACGTTCGAGTATTGCCAGAAATCTTTCTGAGCTGGAGATGTTCACTGAAGAAGGTGACAGCATGGATACTCCTAAGCGAAAAAGTGCCATCAACGAAAGGATGGAAGTTCTAGTGAGTGCTCCGTTAGCAGTCGAAGATGCACTTGTAGGCCTTTTTGATCACAGTGATCACACCCTTCAGAGGCGGGTTGTGGAGACTTACATTCGTAGACTCTATCAGGTACTGTATTTCAAAGTCTTGATTTACTTGTTTCGGCGCATCTATATTTAAGACATATGTATAGTTTTTTAATTTAACTTTTGATATCTACTCCAGCCTTACCTCGTTCAAGGGAGTGTGAGGATGCAGTGGCACAGATCTGGACTAATAGCTACATGGCAGTTTATGGAAGAGCATGTGGAGAGAAAGAGTGGGTCTGGAGGAGACAACGTGATAGTAAAACCGTTAGTTGAGAAACACAGTGAGAGAAAATGGGGAGCCATGGTTATTATCAAATCTCTCCAACTCTTGCCAACAGTATTAAATTCTGCATTAAGGGAGACTGCGCATGACTTGCATGCAGAGATGTCGAATGGATCGACTCAACCAGTCAGTCATGGTAACATGCTGCACATTGCATTGGTGGGCATCAACAACCAAATGAGTTTGCTTCAGGATAGGTATCAAAAGTGTTATTATGTTTGATCTCGCAGCTAAATTTCTACTGCTAAAGTAACTTTTAAGTTAGATATATGGATAAATCATGAGGCACATATAAATAGATGCCCGTTAAAAGGAAGTAATAGGATAGACCTCTATCTGGCATGGCCAAATATTTTACATGTGTATCTGGTCCAATGATTTGCGAGAAACTGACTTATGGTACAAACCATTGTTTGCAGTGGTGATGAAGATCAGGCTCAAGAGAGAATTTACAAGTTAGCCAAAATACTGAGAGACAAAGATGCGAGCGCCAGCCTTAAAAGTGCAGGTGTAGGGGTTATCAGCTGCATCATACAAAGAGATGAAGGGAGGGTGCCAATGAGGCACTCCTTTCACTGGTCAACAGAGAAGCTATATTATGAGGAGGAGGCTCTACTGCGTCATCTAGAGCCTCCTCTATCCATTTATCTTGAATTGGTTTGTATTTTGTTTAACTACATTTTCTCCTGTTAACTATATCCTATATTACTATTGATGCTTTATTTTTGTAATTCTTGGACCATGAGCTGATCTTAGGTTCATAATTTCCCGGAAATGCAGGAAAAGCTTAAAATCTATGATAATATAAAGTATACTCCATCCCGGGACCGTCAGTGGCACCTCTACACTGTTGTAGACAAGCAGAATCCAATCCAGAGGATGTTTCTCAGAACACTTGTAAGACAACCAACAGATGATGGTTTACTAGCGTATCAAGGATTAAATCAGGGAACGGCTCATTCCTCTTTGAATTTGCCGTTTACTTCAAGGAGCATATTGAGGTCCTTAATATCTGCACTGGAAGAGCTTGAACTTAATCTCCATAATTCAACTCTCAAAGCTGACCATGCTCATATGTACTTGTATATTTTACGAGAGCAAGAGTTTGATGATTTGTTGCCATACCACAAGTCAGTAATTTTTTTGTCTTTATGCTTGCTATTAGGGACAAAAGTTGGCCCATTGCTCACTTCATGACTCTGTTGCAGGAGGGCAGACGTAAATAACGAGCACAAAGAAGCGGAAGTTCAGAAAATCTTAGAAGAGCTAGCTCATGAAATCAATGCTTCTGTTGGTGTGAGGATGCACAGGTTAGGCGTTTGTGAGTGGGAAGTGAAACTTTGGATATCATCTGCAGGAGACGCAACTGGTGCTTGGAGGATTGTGGTTGCGAATGTGACAGGTCACACCTGCATTGTGCATGTAAGTGGAATTTAGTATGTACTTGAAATTTTTTGATGGCTTATCTGATACAAAACTGACTTCTGTTGTGTTAGAGAGCAAATATCAGTCGATGCTTTGCGCTTGAACCGTGAATGGTTACTTTCTTTTGTtagttctttcttttttcttttttcttctattaCCTTTTCTGGTAAAGAGCTTGAAGTTAATCATGCTTATAATGGAAATGGTGTCTAGTTCTCTATTAGCCCATGAACTTTTGGACTCAGATAAGTTGTTCCGTTGTATTGACTTAAACCATTTGCTGGACCTGCATTCCGGCGGACATACTAATGCCTCATGACTTGTTTCATTCCAACTTCAAGTATTAGTTTCTGCCATAGAAGTCTGTGATTAACATTGACATCATGCTATTCGAAATTGAACTCTCAGATTTATCGAGAAGTGGAAGATACAGGTGTACAAAGAGTAGTGTATCATTCAGCTATTGGCCATGGTCCTTTGAATGGAGTGCCAGTAACAGCACCTTATCCACCGCTGGCTGTGCTCGACCAGAAACGGCTTTTAGCCCGCAAGAACGACACCACTTACTGCTATGATTTTCCACTGGTAAACATTTGAATGAAAGTAGACATTATGCCAGTTATTACCATCTGGATCAATGTCAACATATCATAAAATTCCCTTGTGCAGGCATTTAAAGCAGCACTGGAGAAGTCTTGGGCAAGTCATAATCCTGGAACAGACAAGCCTAAGGACAATGTCCTCTTGAAAGTCACagagttaacttttgttgacaAAAAAGGAAGCTGGGGTACTCCTCTTGTCCCTGTGGAGCGCCAGCCTGGATTCAATGACGTCGGCATGGTGGCATGGATTATGGAAATGTCTACTCCTGAGTTCCCTACGGGCAGGAAAATTCTTGTTGTAGCAAATGATGTCACCTTCATAAATGGATCTTTTGGCCCAAGCGAGGATGCATTTTTCCAAGCAGTGACTGGTGTTTCTTGCACACAGAAACTGCCACTTATTTATTTAGCAGCAAATTCAGGGGCTCGTATTGGTGCAGCTGAGGAGGTAAAATCTTGCTTTAAAGTTGGATGGTCTGATGAATCGAACCCCGAGCGTGGTTTTCAGTATATATACTTGATTCCTGAGGATCATGAACGTATCAAATCTTCTGTCATGGCACATGAATTGAAGCTGTCAAATGGAGAAGTTCGATGGGTGATAGATACTATTATTGGAGAAGAGGATGGCCTGGGTGTTGAGAACTTAAGTGGCAGTGGAGCCATTGCAAGTGCTTATTCTCGGGCATACCATGAAACATTTACCTTGACATATGTAACCGGGAGAACAGTTGGAATAGGTGCTTATCTTGCTCGTCTTGGTATGCGGTGTATACAGAGGCTTGATCAGCCAATTATTCTTACTGGTTATTCTGCACTTAACAAACTTTTGGGCCGGGAAGTTTATAGCTCCCACATGCAACTTGGCGGACCTAAAATTATGGGAACTAATGGTGTTGTTCATCTGACTGTCTCTGATGACCTCGAGGGGATATCAAAGATTTTAAATTGGTTGAGCTTCGTTCCGCCATATTCTGGTGGTCCACTTCCTATTTCAACTCCATTGGATCCTCCACAGAGACCTGTTGAGTACTTCCCAGAGACCGCATGTGATCCACGTGCTGCCATCTCTGGCCACACGGATGCAAGTGGAAAGTGGCTGGGGGGCATTTTTGACAAGGATAGCTTCATTGAGACACTGGAAGGTTGGGCAAGAACTGTTGTGACAGGCAGGGCAAAACTCGGAGGAATCCCTGTAGGAATAGTTGCTGTTGAGACACAAACTATGATGCAAGTAATCCCTGCCGATCCTGGACAGCTCGATTCTCATGAAAGGGTTGTCCCTCAAGCAGGGCAAGTATGGTTTCCTGACTCTGCAACTAAAACAGCTCAAGCATTGATGGACTTCAATAGGGAGGAGTTACCTCTTTTCATTCTTGCCAACTGGAGGGGCTTTTCCGGTGGACAGAGGGATCTCTTTGAAGGTATCCTTCAGGCAGGATCAACCATTGTTGAGAACCTTAGAACGTACAAACAGCCTGTTTTTGTTTACATCCCTATGATGGGTGAACTCCGTGGTGGGGCATGGGTGGTTGTGGATAGTAAAATCAATTCAGACCACATTGAAATGTACGCAGAACGGACAGCCAAGGGAAATGTCCTTGAGCCAGAAGGTATGATTGAAATTAAATTCAGAACAAAAGAACTACTGGAGTGCATGGGTAGGCTTGACCAACAGCTTATAAATCTCAAGTTAATGCTTCAGGAAGCCAGGACTGCAGGAGTATACACTAATGTTGAGGCCTTACAGCAGCAAATTAAAACACGTGAGACACAGCTTTTGCCAGTATACACGCAGATAGCTACAAAGTTTGCAGAATTGCATGATACTTCGTTAAGAATGGCAGCGAAGGGGGTGATCCGTGAAGTAGTAAATTGGGAAACTTCTCGTTCATTCTTTTACAGACGTCTGCTTCGAAGAGTGGAGGAGGAGATGTTGGTCAAAACTGTGAGGAATGCTGCAGGGGACCAGCTTTCTTACAAATCCGCTATGGATATGGTGAAAACCTGGTTTTTGGATTCAAAAGGAGGCAAAGTAGATTCTTGGATAGATGATGAAGCCTTTTTCTCATGGAAGAATGACCCCAAGAACTATGAGGAACAATTACAACAGTTGCGGGTGCAAAAGGTACTAGTTCAGTTATCAAAGATTGGCGATTCGACATTGGATTTACGTGCTCTACCACAGGGTCTTCTTTCCCTCCTACAGAAGGTTAGCCGTCACTCTTTCAAAATTTTGTTCCACCACTATTATATCTTTACCTGTTTAAGGTGCCTGAAACAAGCTTCAAGTTTTGGTCTGCAGGTTGAGCCAGCAACCAGAGAGCAATTGATCAGTGATCTAAAAAAGTTGCTTAATTGATGAAGCAGCTTGTAACTAACGTTGCCAGCAATTGTTGTCTGCCATTTCTTCTAGGACAGTTTCCTGCCGGCCAGTGCATCTGCCTGTTAAGAGGAGCAGAGCGGTTAGCACTCAACCTGTACTATGATGATGGTTCTCTCTATTATATGTTGGACAAGCTTGGTAGACAAGTGGTTTAAATTTGTCTTGACGAGGTGTAAATAGTAGCATCTTGAGAGTGTAGGGTGTAGTCTTCATTTGTTTGAGCAGAAATATTCTTTACGTAGCAGGCTCCTTTTTATTGAAATTACTGCAGCTCTTTATGTATATTTGCATTGTTATCTTAGCCTGTCTAACAATTGGTTAGCCTTGAATGTCCAAATAAAATATGAGCTGTGACTCATGCTCCTGCTATTCAGTACAAGTGTTTTTTCTCATTTGGAATTGcaatcttctttttctctttccacTACTGGAGTATTATTTAGTGCTATTCACTGATATTATTAGTTTTTGATGACGGCATATGTATTCCTTACCCATGTTTAATTTATTGAAAGTAAAAAATTCTTCCTAGTTAATCACTAAGTAACTgttgaaaaacaaaaattacgTTGGAGTTGGCTGTCTAGATTATGTTAGATTGTTAGATTATTAAATAAATACAAAGCTAAACGATGAGGAACTTTACTAATCCATGAGGATATATATATCTGAGGGGAGAAAATGTCACTTCATGACCAGCTTAGCCGCTTATAGATGTTGATTAGCTTACTGAATGTAGATTTTCACCAATATAAATTAATTGGAAGAGCCTCAATTACTTATGATGAAGTTTTATTACTGATCAGTCATCAGTTTTGTGAGAGATGGCAATGGGGCGGGGCGAGTTTAGCCTTAACCCTTATCGCCCTGCACCGCatagcaatttttttttattttcaacccGCCCCGCGAAGCAAAacttccctttttcatttttaatgtgcagtttctctttgatttttttttaaaagaaaaaattagcaATATagccttctttcttcttttttcttagcCGTTCCTGTTGTGCTGCTGGATTATGGATGTCTACTAATTATATTGTTAGAAAATGTTTTTTAGCGTAATAATCCATAAAagtagtaatttaattaaaaagttAATTATATTAATCGGTATTAAATAGgagtatatatttttaaaactgCTAACGCTCCTACCCGACAGAAGCTGGCATCgatattcttttctttttgagaaCTATGAAGTTTGCACAAAAATAAACGGGTCAAAAAGTGTTGGTCATGCGATGGGTCCTTATAGAACAATTAAAGAAatttaaggaaaacaaaaaagaagaaaaagagcttGAATGATTTGTAATATCTACGTCCAGATCATAGCTAGATATGACCTGCAAATTTAAGCTTAAAGGAGCAAGAAAAAGAGGAGGAGATAAAtgaactaaattttttttttaaaaaaaaaatgttaaaGATTAGCAAGGGGAAAATTATAAATGCCAAATACCACTGAGAAAGTCTATAAGAAATTTACTTGAACAGAAAAGTACaaaatagttgattttttttaatgaagAGCCGTAATGTACGATACATGTattgctcaaaagtcaaaactGCCATCGTCCCGCAACCgctttgaatttttaaaatattcttgAACCCGTCCCACACTCGCCCAGCGCGAAAACTTACGAAAAAATATCAATTATGTCCATTTATAAATAGCTTATTATAAAAATTAgctaattcataaaatattactaatattagtcaaTTAGTTATTTGTAACCaaagaaagtcaaatttttgttttcttttgagtGAGTGTTGTTAGAATAAATTGGGTACATCTAAAGAAGCTTGAATAttagttttgggatgatttggtggagttttgaggtgatttgaattgaaaattcgaagtagaagatgaagatgaaaaaaTAACATGTATATCACATTGTGTATCagatatgtatcatatttgtatcaaatgtgtatcacatgtatttCCATGTATACCTGCGTGTGAGATACATGTGttatacatgtttgatacatgtgtcacaTAAGAactttttgaactcgattttaactatgaattttgataccatttcagtccaaatcacctccaatcttgcTAATTTTGTAAATTGACTCatatatatgttttcaatgaatctcAACCATATCCATTACAAAAATtctttttttgcttagatttttggaatctggtatacatatatatacacacctTATTTGCTGCCTTATCCATGCAATTTTCTTTTTGTCTTGCATCTAATATTTTTAATCACGGTTAGAAATATAGAAGGAGATCTTTGTGTATGATTCTtagagagaaagaaccttatttttttaatttttatctgtgtttggctagttttggtcaGTCTATGATTTATgactagaggttggtaagttgagactTTTTTGGAACATTTCTGTAAGATTCCCAACTTAAACTCGCCCGCCTTGCGTAATCTTAAACCCGAACCACCCAGCACCCGCACCTCCCCGTTTTCCATCCCTAGAACTTTTGTCTCTCACAGTAGAAGAGTTTGATGAACTAGTTCATTTCAGTAATAGGGCTAATGCCATTGGAACTTCTCCTAACACAATGAACCATTCAAAGTCATGTATTCAAAGCATATTCACTTCTTATCGCACTGTCTTTTTGACAATTCTGGAAATCCACACAATCTTTTGTTGGTTCTTCTCTTCTCCCGTTGGCAATATTACTTTTCGGTAGAACGAATTGCTAAGGCCAATTCTCCACGGGACAAGCCAGTTAATCCTGTGTtcgaaataaaaagggaaaaagttcaaatTTATCCCTCCACCGTGAGAAAAGGATCAAATTTACCTTAAGAATATTCATGTGATGGCAAATGATCAGGTAGGGTTGGATTTGGATAGGTTAAAAATGGGTTGGGTTTCAACTCGCCCATATTTTATGCGGGTAAAAAATGGATTGGGTGTCAAATCGGTGGGTTGAATATGGGTTAACCCATATTATATAAgtgtaatattttttcaagtgcaatttatgatttttcttttttggtaacAACTGTGAATATTACCATTGATAATAAAATTAATCAATACACCTAATGAGCTCCTAACTTCACAAAGAAACTGAGACTCCAAATCTCTAATTACACAATAGTCTCTATATGAATCCTTTATTTCTACTTCCTATATTTGACAGCTTAATCATCCCTATTCTctcttttatctctttcttgagTTGTGTAACTATAATATCCACATGTACAGTTCCATTTTGAAACAATTTTCTATTCCTGGCAGTCCATACATGATAGATTGTTGCACCCCATATGGCAGCCATCCCTTCCTTCTTGAGTTTCTTCCAGTGCTTCCTTCTAATTCGATCAAATACCAGTTTAGGATACCCCGCATACAATTGTGCTCATGTCCATTGCAGCAGTGATCTTCTTATAGCCTGTATCCATTGACAATTACCAAATAAATGTTGACTGGTCTCAACTTCTTGATCATCACATAAGCAGCAGTTCATATCTGGTACTATAATCCACATTTCCCTAGTCTTTTTTTTTGTCAGTGGTCTTTGTTTAGTTGCAAGCCAAGCAATACATCTGTATTTTGGCTGTGTAAATTTGCTCCAAAATAGGCTCGCATTATCCATCCTCTCTTGTCCTCTCAGTAATGAGTTATAGCTACTTGTTAGGGAATAGTCCCCTTTAGGAGTTAGTATATATTTACCCTGTACATACCATTCACGCATCTTCTCTTTAAGGGAGTTCAatatttttgtaacgacccgggtgatcgtttcatgagttacatttccgt contains:
- the LOC107793469 gene encoding acetyl-CoA carboxylase 1 — its product is MSEAQRMPTMIRIKSGNGHVNGALPLRSPMARAEVAEFCNALGGKRPINSILIANNGMAAVKFIRSIRTWAYETFGTEKAILLVAMATSEDMRINAEHIRIADQFVEVPGGTNNNNYANVQLIVEMAEMTHVDAVWPGWGHASENPELPDALNAKGIIFLGPPATSMAALGDKIGSSLIAQAAEVPTLPWSGSNVKVPPESSLVSIPDEIYAKACVHTTEEAIASCQDVGFPAMIKASWGGGGKGIRKVHNDDEVRALFKQVQGEVPGSPIFIMKVASQSRHLEVQLLCDQYGNVAALHSRDCSVQRRHQKIIEEGPITVAPLDTVKKLEQAARRLAKSVNYIGAATVEYLYSMDTGEYYFLELNPRLQVEHPVTEWIAEINLPAAQVAVGMGIPLWQIPEIRRFYGMEHGAGYDAWRKTSIAATPFDFDKAESTRPKGHCVAVRVTSEDPDDGFKPTSGKVQELSFKSKPNVWAYFSVKSGGGIHEFSDSQFGHVFAFGESRALAIANMVLGLKEIQIRGEIRTNVDYTIDLLHASDYRENKIHTGWLDSRIAMRVRAERPPWYLSVVGGALYKASASGAALVSEYIGYLEKGQIPPKHISLVSSQVSLNIEGSKYTINMVRGGPGSYRLRMNESEIEAEIHTLRDGGLLMQLDGNSHVIYAEEEAAGTRLLIDGRTCLLQNDHDPSKLIAETPCKLLRYLMSDGSHVDADTPYAEVEVMKMCMPLLSPASGVIHFKMSEGQAMQAGELIASLDLDDPSAVRKAEPFRGSFPILEPPTAISGKVHQRCAASLNATRMILAGYDHNVDDVVHNLLSCLDSPELPFLQWQECLSVLATRLPKDLRYELEAKYKEYEGISGLQTVDFPARILRGVLEAHLRTCSEKEKGAQERLVEPLMSLVKSYEGGRESHARGIVHSLFEEYLTVEELFSDNIQADVIERLRLQYKKDLLKVVDIVLSHQGVRRKNKLILSLMEQLVYPNPAAYREKLIRFSALNHTNYSELALKSSQLLEQTKLSELRSSIARNLSELEMFTEEGDSMDTPKRKSAINERMEVLVSAPLAVEDALVGLFDHSDHTLQRRVVETYIRRLYQPYLVQGSVRMQWHRSGLIATWQFMEEHVERKSGSGGDNVIVKPLVEKHSERKWGAMVIIKSLQLLPTVLNSALRETAHDLHAEMSNGSTQPVSHGNMLHIALVGINNQMSLLQDSGDEDQAQERIYKLAKILRDKDASASLKSAGVGVISCIIQRDEGRVPMRHSFHWSTEKLYYEEEALLRHLEPPLSIYLELEKLKIYDNIKYTPSRDRQWHLYTVVDKQNPIQRMFLRTLVRQPTDDGLLAYQGLNQGTAHSSLNLPFTSRSILRSLISALEELELNLHNSTLKADHAHMYLYILREQEFDDLLPYHKRADVNNEHKEAEVQKILEELAHEINASVGVRMHRLGVCEWEVKLWISSAGDATGAWRIVVANVTGHTCIVHIYREVEDTGVQRVVYHSAIGHGPLNGVPVTAPYPPLAVLDQKRLLARKNDTTYCYDFPLAFKAALEKSWASHNPGTDKPKDNVLLKVTELTFVDKKGSWGTPLVPVERQPGFNDVGMVAWIMEMSTPEFPTGRKILVVANDVTFINGSFGPSEDAFFQAVTGVSCTQKLPLIYLAANSGARIGAAEEVKSCFKVGWSDESNPERGFQYIYLIPEDHERIKSSVMAHELKLSNGEVRWVIDTIIGEEDGLGVENLSGSGAIASAYSRAYHETFTLTYVTGRTVGIGAYLARLGMRCIQRLDQPIILTGYSALNKLLGREVYSSHMQLGGPKIMGTNGVVHLTVSDDLEGISKILNWLSFVPPYSGGPLPISTPLDPPQRPVEYFPETACDPRAAISGHTDASGKWLGGIFDKDSFIETLEGWARTVVTGRAKLGGIPVGIVAVETQTMMQVIPADPGQLDSHERVVPQAGQVWFPDSATKTAQALMDFNREELPLFILANWRGFSGGQRDLFEGILQAGSTIVENLRTYKQPVFVYIPMMGELRGGAWVVVDSKINSDHIEMYAERTAKGNVLEPEGMIEIKFRTKELLECMGRLDQQLINLKLMLQEARTAGVYTNVEALQQQIKTRETQLLPVYTQIATKFAELHDTSLRMAAKGVIREVVNWETSRSFFYRRLLRRVEEEMLVKTVRNAAGDQLSYKSAMDMVKTWFLDSKGGKVDSWIDDEAFFSWKNDPKNYEEQLQQLRVQKVLVQLSKIGDSTLDLRALPQGLLSLLQKVEPATREQLISDLKKLLN